The DNA region CCGTCGAAGTTGGCGCCGGCGCCCTGAGTGCCGGTGGCCGCGTTGGCGCGGGTGGGGCACACCATGCCGTAGGAGAGGGCCGAGCCGTTGCCGGGGCCGTCGTCGTCGTCGGTGCTGGCGGGGGTCGCGAGGGTGCCGGTGGCGTTGTAGAGGGCGATTTCGGTGTCGAGGACGGTGCCGCCGGGGTTGTGAGTGCGGATGTCCAGGTAAACGCTGCCGGGGCCGGAGCTGTTCACGTTGACGGCGGGGACGGTGAACTTGTACCAGAAGACCTGGTTGGTCGACATTGCGATGGAACGGCTGATGGTGCCGTTCGAGAGGGCGCCGAGGTCCTCGGCGGTGGGCTGGGCGTGAGCGAGCGTGGCGACGCCGCCAGCGCAAAGGACAACCGCCGCCAAACGATTACGCGTGGACATTCTTCCTTCTCCTTGGGATGTAACCTGGGGCCCGAACGCCGGCCCGACTTCGTGAGAGCAGATGCGAACGCGGGGGCAAATGGCTCCATCAAACCGTGAAAAACGGCTCAAAAACCGCAGATCAGCGGGAACCCCCGGCTCTTGGGGGATGGTGGACCGGTCAAGGCCGGCTCAAGCCTTCCAGATGGAAGGGACGTCGCCGTGCTCGGCCCGGATGGTGGAGCGGATGCCGCCGCGGCCTTTCCAGTCGGTGCGGATGAGGAGCCAGGTGGGGTTCATGAGGCGGGCGAGGTCGTCGCGGATGCGGTTGGTGACGCCTTCGTAGAAGATGCCCTCGTTGCGGAAGGACTGGAAGTAGAGCTTGAGGCTCTTGAGTTCGACGCAGGTGCCCCCCGCGCGGGCGGGGCGGGGCTCGAAGCGGACGGTGACGGTGCCGAAGTCGGGGTGCCCGGTCTTGGGGCAGGTGGAGGTGAACTCGTCGGCGACGTGCTCGATGACGAAGGGGGTGTCGGTGGGGGTTGGGAAGGCTTCGAGGAGGCTGGGGTCGGGCATGGTCGGCGATGTTAGGTGGGTGGGTGCGGTAGGCTGGAGGGGATGGGCGAGGGGATTGAAGAGGTCGCTGCAGGGGAGGGCTTCACGCACGAGCGGCCGGAGGTGGGGGTGCTGGGGTGGCGGGCGTTGGTGTCGTGGCCGCCGGGGGGGTTCGCGGACTTCGTGCTGATGTTCGGGATTGTCGGGTTCCCGATCATCTTCGGGCGGTTTCTGGCGGGGCAGAGCACGTCGCTCTTCTGGGCTGGTGTTGTCATCGGGGCCGGCGGAGTGATCGCGGGGCTCGTGCTTG from Phycisphaerales bacterium includes:
- the queF gene encoding preQ(1) synthase — translated: MPDPSLLEAFPTPTDTPFVIEHVADEFTSTCPKTGHPDFGTVTVRFEPRPARAGGTCVELKSLKLYFQSFRNEGIFYEGVTNRIRDDLARLMNPTWLLIRTDWKGRGGIRSTIRAEHGDVPSIWKA